A window of the Phycisphaerae bacterium genome harbors these coding sequences:
- a CDS encoding ChaN family lipoprotein: protein MSTFRAVTGVLLATLALSCGCMPAGRMNLAERTGGSAALFHQFQAYDGHSGRSISFRDVVARCRAADVILFGEAHSDVVCNQLEAQLLHALATQARPVCLAMEFFEADTQAGLDAYLRGRLAEAAFQKQTRQGRAYILSHRPLIEMCRAGHIPVIAANAPRRLVRAYRNSGLPYEEYRAGLDPTEQRWLPLTNEHLGGDYEKRFMEMMQGHALPPTTMPTTAPAEAPITAEAAMPPAPTMQPRETASRMSPHGMYQAQLLWDQAMAESLADFRTSFPRHRVMLIVGGFHVAHTGGTALKYRARRPSDRVLTIAYEGTTDGAFKFGDDERGAGDVVIYGIAPPPEEEEPAASRPAAPPPTTELALPETQPTMPQAQTAVPPVEPAPAQTPPSQPVPPETAAPQAGLTPVVFTGPEVVIREALVIGKIGRWGRSAVHTDAIEAQIVAGEWKPPTGGQAVTRPDGKVQHWQLATAGDDGLFRDEALGGGYAYVAVECDGAQTAILEAAGHSLVYVNGTPRAGDPYQWGFVRLPVQLDAGPNHLLFACGRGEFRAKLLAPRAPVMLDTGDALLPDVRLGESGDMLGAIVIINASATPLTNAQLSAQCGDAQRATPVPLVPPESVRKVGFTFAPDASDTAGDRQLDVILTRAGTELDRATVTWRVRPTMEAYRRTFISDIDGSVQYYAVRPMLEQADTTASSPASGPALFLSLHGASVEAIGQASCYAPKAHGVVVAPTNRRPYGFDWEDWGRLDALEVLALAERAFGTDPRHTYLTGHSMGGHGTWQIGAHYPDRFAAIAPSAGWVSFWSYAGGPRTEDGTPIERILRRATNASDTLGLSRNYRHYGIYILHGDQDDNVPVAQARTMRKQLGEFHPNFAYYERPGAGHWWGNECMDWPPLFDFLRQNTRPAAHTVRDVEFVTASPAISATCDWATIEAQQRWLDFSRIDLHSDAQQRTLRGTTDNVARLAIRLDYTDGQYVIDPNGPLTVELDGDRLDNTAWPAGGVLRLARRDGHWQIFAEAVDPQLKGPHRAGPFKDAFRHRMQFVHGTRGTAEESAWARAKARLDAEMFWVRGNGSVDVLADTEFDTGAEPERGVILYGNADTNAAWEPLLGRCPIQVTREHVHVGERAIDGRNLAVLLAYPRPGATPAMVAAVSGTGPPGLRLTERLPYFVAGVAYPDWVVLDATMLTRGTDGVRAAGFFGGEWQIDDEQSAFLER from the coding sequence ATGTCCACGTTTCGCGCCGTCACCGGGGTCCTGTTGGCCACCCTTGCCCTGAGTTGCGGCTGCATGCCCGCGGGGCGGATGAACCTCGCCGAACGCACGGGCGGGAGCGCCGCCCTTTTTCATCAATTCCAGGCGTACGACGGGCATAGCGGCCGGTCGATTTCGTTTCGCGACGTGGTCGCCCGCTGCCGGGCCGCCGATGTGATCCTGTTCGGCGAGGCGCACTCGGACGTCGTGTGCAACCAGCTTGAGGCCCAGCTTCTGCATGCGTTGGCGACACAGGCGCGGCCGGTGTGCCTGGCCATGGAGTTTTTCGAGGCGGACACCCAGGCCGGGCTGGATGCATATCTGCGCGGGCGCCTCGCGGAAGCCGCGTTTCAGAAACAGACGCGCCAGGGGCGGGCGTACATCCTCTCACACCGGCCGCTGATCGAAATGTGCCGGGCGGGGCACATTCCGGTGATCGCCGCCAATGCGCCGCGACGCCTGGTGCGGGCGTACCGCAACTCGGGACTGCCGTACGAGGAGTACCGGGCGGGACTGGATCCGACGGAGCAGCGCTGGCTGCCGTTGACCAATGAACACCTCGGCGGCGACTACGAAAAACGGTTCATGGAAATGATGCAGGGGCACGCGCTGCCCCCGACCACGATGCCGACGACGGCGCCGGCCGAAGCGCCAATCACGGCTGAGGCGGCTATGCCACCCGCTCCGACGATGCAGCCGCGCGAGACCGCGAGCCGGATGTCACCCCACGGGATGTACCAGGCGCAGTTGCTGTGGGACCAGGCGATGGCCGAGTCGCTGGCGGACTTCCGCACCAGCTTCCCGCGGCATCGCGTGATGCTGATCGTCGGCGGGTTCCACGTCGCGCACACGGGCGGGACGGCGCTGAAGTATCGCGCGCGACGACCGAGCGATCGCGTCCTCACGATCGCGTACGAGGGGACTACGGACGGGGCGTTCAAGTTCGGTGACGATGAACGCGGGGCCGGCGACGTCGTGATCTACGGCATCGCGCCCCCGCCGGAAGAAGAGGAGCCCGCTGCATCCAGACCAGCCGCGCCTCCACCCACCACCGAGTTAGCGCTGCCAGAAACGCAGCCGACCATGCCGCAAGCACAAACCGCGGTGCCGCCGGTGGAGCCGGCGCCGGCACAAACGCCGCCTTCACAGCCGGTGCCGCCTGAGACAGCGGCGCCGCAGGCCGGACTGACGCCGGTGGTGTTCACAGGCCCAGAGGTGGTGATCCGTGAGGCGCTGGTAATCGGAAAAATCGGGCGCTGGGGACGGTCCGCGGTGCATACTGACGCGATCGAGGCACAGATCGTCGCGGGCGAATGGAAGCCGCCGACGGGCGGGCAGGCCGTCACGCGGCCCGACGGCAAGGTGCAGCACTGGCAGCTCGCGACCGCGGGCGACGATGGCCTGTTCCGCGACGAGGCGCTCGGAGGCGGCTATGCGTACGTCGCCGTGGAGTGCGACGGCGCGCAGACAGCCATCCTGGAAGCGGCCGGCCACAGCCTGGTGTACGTCAACGGCACACCGCGCGCCGGCGATCCGTACCAGTGGGGCTTCGTGCGTCTGCCCGTGCAGCTCGATGCCGGCCCAAACCACCTGCTGTTCGCCTGCGGCCGCGGCGAATTCCGCGCGAAACTACTGGCACCCCGCGCACCCGTCATGCTCGACACCGGCGATGCGCTCCTGCCAGACGTGCGGCTCGGCGAGAGCGGCGACATGCTGGGCGCGATCGTCATCATCAACGCCAGCGCCACGCCGCTCACCAATGCGCAGCTCAGCGCACAATGCGGCGACGCGCAGCGCGCGACGCCGGTGCCGCTGGTCCCGCCGGAGAGCGTCCGCAAGGTGGGGTTCACGTTCGCGCCCGACGCGTCCGACACCGCCGGCGACCGCCAGCTCGACGTCATCCTGACGCGCGCCGGCACAGAGCTGGACCGGGCCACCGTCACGTGGCGCGTGCGCCCCACGATGGAGGCGTATCGCCGGACGTTCATCAGCGACATCGACGGCAGCGTGCAGTACTACGCGGTGCGACCGATGCTGGAACAGGCCGACACCACCGCGAGCAGCCCGGCGTCCGGACCGGCGCTGTTCCTGTCGTTGCACGGCGCGAGCGTCGAGGCGATCGGCCAGGCGAGCTGCTATGCGCCGAAAGCGCATGGCGTGGTGGTCGCGCCGACGAATCGCCGGCCGTACGGTTTTGACTGGGAAGACTGGGGCCGCCTGGATGCACTGGAAGTGCTGGCGCTGGCGGAGCGGGCGTTCGGCACCGATCCGCGGCACACGTACCTGACGGGCCACTCGATGGGCGGGCACGGGACGTGGCAGATCGGTGCGCACTACCCGGACCGCTTCGCCGCCATCGCGCCGAGCGCGGGCTGGGTCAGCTTCTGGTCCTACGCGGGCGGCCCACGGACAGAGGACGGCACCCCCATCGAGCGAATCCTGCGGCGGGCTACGAACGCGAGCGACACGCTGGGACTGTCGCGGAACTACCGGCATTACGGGATCTACATCCTGCACGGTGACCAGGACGACAATGTGCCGGTGGCGCAGGCGCGGACCATGCGCAAGCAGCTCGGCGAATTCCACCCCAACTTCGCGTACTACGAGCGGCCCGGCGCCGGCCACTGGTGGGGCAACGAGTGCATGGACTGGCCGCCGCTGTTCGACTTCCTCCGGCAGAACACCAGGCCGGCCGCGCACACCGTCCGGGATGTCGAGTTTGTGACGGCGAGCCCGGCGATCTCGGCGACGTGTGACTGGGCGACAATCGAAGCACAGCAGCGCTGGCTCGACTTCAGCCGGATCGACCTGCACAGCGACGCCCAGCAGCGCACGCTCCGCGGAACGACCGACAATGTTGCCCGGCTGGCAATCCGGCTGGACTACACCGACGGCCAATACGTGATTGATCCGAACGGGCCGCTGACGGTGGAGCTGGACGGCGACCGGCTGGACAACACCGCCTGGCCCGCGGGCGGCGTACTGCGCCTGGCGCGGCGCGACGGACATTGGCAGATCTTCGCGGAGGCTGTTGACCCGCAGCTGAAGGGCCCCCACCGGGCTGGGCCATTCAAGGACGCGTTCCGGCACCGGATGCAGTTCGTGCACGGCACGCGCGGCACCGCGGAGGAGAGCGCGTGGGCCCGGGCGAAGGCGCGGCTGGACGCGGAGATGTTCTGGGTACGCGGCAACGGGTCGGTCGACGTGCTGGCCGACACGGAATTCGACACTGGCGCGGAACCCGAGCGAGGCGTGATCCTGTATGGCAACGCAGACACGAACGCGGCATGGGAGCCGCTGCTGGGGCGGTGTCCGATCCAGGTGACACGCGAACACGTCCACGTCGGCGAGCGGGCTATCGATGGCCGCAACCTGGCGGTGCTCTTAGCCTATCCCCGCCCGGGCGCGACGCCGGCCATGGTGGCGGCCGTCAGCGGTACGGGGCCGCCGGGTCTGCGCCTGACTGAACGCTTGCCGTATTTTGTGGCCGGCGTGGCGTATCCGGATTGGGTGGTGCTGGACGCCACGATGCTGACGCGCGGCACGGATGGGGTGCGCGCCGCCGGCTTCTTCGGAGGTGAGTGGCAGATCGACGATGAGCAGTCGGCCTTCTTGGAGCGCTGA